One Erinaceus europaeus chromosome 5, mEriEur2.1, whole genome shotgun sequence genomic window carries:
- the RANBP3L gene encoding LOW QUALITY PROTEIN: ran-binding protein 3-like (The sequence of the model RefSeq protein was modified relative to this genomic sequence to represent the inferred CDS: inserted 1 base in 1 codon; deleted 1 base in 1 codon; substituted 2 bases at 2 genomic stop codons) produces MSTLQGRGSLHTCEDQPQEKSITVQPVFVFEKREQMFKRTDTPREAAEQDSHGFLRKRARSSSFTLHALDSQSQGGRCPLNCWLSTLCLLCAITERLCKETVFESKENNVFMTPTLLQRKANMSSSKQKYTDLLILFFQDAVRLSEQVLRPATLQPPQTQRCEKLRKVSEHNXLESCKTKGKAKHEVSKXNSSLLSENLPSIRISVQLTTKWGFPGASLDSCQANEDMYSFKSCSSDFIFGENMMERVLGTQKTTQSQLENDSSTKEKTFKSTLKFPLDSPNSTFETEKDNWLMISCKLFIFNTTSESWTERGRGALRLKDIVSSGSRTFQSRLVMHNQGGLKLILNSKIWAQMEIRRADQKNLXIKATDLQEYSIKVFLIQASGTF; encoded by the exons ATGTCTACACTGCAAGGGAGAGGCAGTCTCCACACCTGTGAGGACCAGCCACAAG AAAAATCTATCACTGTTCAACCAGTATTTGTTTTTGAAAAGAGAGAACAAATGTTCAAG AGGACAGACACCCCGCGTGAGGCAGCAGAGCAAG ATTCTCATGGCTTTCTGAGAAAACGTGCACGATCTTCATCTTTTACTTTGCACGCTCTGGATTCTCAGTCTCAAGGAGGTAGGTGTCCACTCAACTGTTGGCTGTCCACCTTGTGCTTACTCTGTGCAATTACTGAGAGACTTTGCAAAGAGACAGTGTTTGAAAG TAAAGAAAACAATGTTTTCATGACACCAACTCTTTTGCAAAGAAAAGCTAACATGAGCAGTTCAAAACAAA AATACACTGACCTTTTAATTCTGTTCTTTCAAGATGCTGTTAGACTGTCTGAGCAAGTTCTGAGGCCTGCTACATTGCAGCCACCTCAAACCCAAAGGtgtgaaaaattaagaaaagtatCTGAGCACA GATTGGAATCCTGCAAGACCAAAGGAAAAGCAAAACATGAAGTAAGCAAAT GAAATTCCTCTTTGCTAAGTGAAAATTTACCAAGTATCAGGATTTCAGTCCAACTGACTACTAAATGGGGTTTTCCAGGTGCTTCTCTGGACAG CTGCCAAGCAAATGAAGATATGTATTCTTTTAAAAGCTGCAGTTCTGACTTCATATTTGGAGAAAACATGATGGAAAGAGTTCTG GGTACTCAA AAAACCACCCAGTCTCAACTTGAAAATGATTCATCCACCAAGGAAAAAACATTCAAATCTACTCTAAAATTTCCTCTTGATTCTCCAAACTCAA CAtttgaaacagaaaaagataatTGGTTGATG ATCAGCTGCAAACTTTTCATATTCAACACAACCTCTGAGTCCTGGACTGAAAGAGGCAGAGGAGCCCTTAGGCTGAAGGACATAGTAAGCAGTGGCAGCAGAACATTCCAGTCAAGGCTAG TTATGCACAATCAAGGCGGCCTGAAACTGATTCTCAATAGCAAAATCTGGGCTCAGATGGAGATTCGAAGAGCAGATCAAAAGAATTTATGAATAAAAGCTACTGACTTACAAGAATACAGCATCAAAGTGTTTTTAATTCAGGCAAGTGGAACATTTTAG